The Candidatus Kapaibacterium sp. genome has a segment encoding these proteins:
- a CDS encoding HAF repeat-containing protein, translating to MCALLVLLSTFCCAAQQLIWLGRLPNGGTSEAMAVSDDGTVVVGRAENVNYQWRAFRWTASGGMVSLGTFGGSFSEALGVAADGSAVVGRAQDTLGRWRAFRWEASTGMRDLGTLGGRESEAVAISPAGVVVGRAMNGSLQFRAFRWSTTSGMQELGTLGGLESAALAIARDSLVVVGWAENTDRQPRAFRWTPSGGLQPLGTLGGARSEAYDVSADGSVVVGRAENSDRLWRAFRWTAATGMQELGTLGGRESAALAVSADGSVVVGWATTPTGDWRAFRWTSATGLQDLNVLYARAVGRSLLYAARDISADGRYIVGYGINAATGRQEAYLLDTQGASDAEELPLRPSALNVELQPVVGGTIGSASYQLPSALWVSLSVVDLLGRTVASLAEGWHSAGVHRVALPPLPAGTYMLLLRTEHGTLSRPFVVLR from the coding sequence ATGTGTGCCCTCCTCGTACTGCTCTCCACGTTCTGCTGTGCGGCCCAGCAACTGATATGGCTGGGGCGGCTCCCCAACGGGGGCACGAGCGAGGCAATGGCTGTCTCCGACGACGGCACGGTCGTGGTCGGCCGAGCCGAGAACGTGAACTACCAGTGGCGGGCCTTCCGCTGGACGGCCTCGGGCGGGATGGTGTCGTTGGGGACCTTCGGGGGGAGCTTCAGCGAGGCATTGGGCGTGGCGGCGGATGGCTCTGCCGTCGTCGGCCGGGCCCAGGACACGCTCGGACGCTGGCGGGCCTTCCGCTGGGAGGCCTCCACGGGGATGCGTGACTTGGGGACGCTCGGCGGACGGGAGAGCGAGGCGGTAGCCATCTCGCCAGCAGGGGTTGTCGTCGGACGGGCTATGAACGGGAGCCTGCAGTTCCGTGCCTTCCGCTGGAGTACTACCTCCGGCATGCAGGAGCTGGGCACCCTCGGCGGGCTGGAGAGCGCAGCGCTGGCAATTGCCCGCGATAGCTTGGTGGTCGTCGGTTGGGCCGAGAACACTGACCGGCAACCGCGGGCCTTCCGCTGGACACCCTCCGGCGGGCTCCAGCCGCTCGGCACCCTCGGTGGAGCCCGTAGCGAAGCCTACGATGTCTCTGCCGACGGCTCTGTCGTTGTGGGACGGGCCGAGAACAGCGACCGCCTCTGGCGGGCCTTTCGCTGGACGGCAGCAACCGGGATGCAGGAGCTGGGAACCCTAGGTGGTCGGGAGAGCGCTGCGCTGGCCGTCTCCGCCGATGGTTCCGTCGTGGTGGGCTGGGCTACCACCCCAACCGGAGACTGGCGGGCCTTCCGCTGGACATCGGCCACAGGGCTCCAAGACCTCAATGTGCTCTACGCGCGCGCCGTCGGACGCTCGCTGTTGTATGCAGCCCGTGACATCTCCGCCGACGGGCGGTACATCGTCGGCTACGGCATCAACGCCGCCACAGGGCGGCAAGAGGCCTATCTGCTGGACACCCAAGGCGCGAGCGATGCCGAGGAGTTACCCCTCCGCCCGTCAGCGCTCAACGTGGAGCTGCAGCCGGTGGTTGGAGGGACGATAGGCTCCGCCTCGTACCAGCTACCTTCGGCTCTGTGGGTCTCGCTCAGCGTCGTGGACCTCCTCGGCCGCACTGTGGCATCGCTCGCCGAAGGTTGGCATTCTGCCGGCGTACACCGCGTCGCGCTCCCTCCGCTGCCAGCAGGGACGTACATGCTACTCCTCCGCACAGAGCATGGGACACTCTCGCGCCCGTTCGTCGTACTGCGCTGA
- the lptC gene encoding LPS export ABC transporter periplasmic protein LptC, which yields MGLLLLSCSPGGVRPEGELFPEESLQALPPQLAVKVWVRLLDSAGTPRAEVTADTAWVLPERDQTVLRGHVQARFFRSGELVGELSADSARVEERSGLMAAFGRVVARSHPEGRSLQTTELWWDRQRQQFFSSAPVTIITPREVIEGVGFEASHDLQTYRVFRVRGRRQ from the coding sequence ATGGGATTGCTCCTGCTCTCCTGCTCCCCCGGGGGCGTGCGTCCGGAGGGGGAGCTCTTCCCGGAGGAGTCGCTGCAGGCACTACCACCACAGCTTGCCGTCAAGGTGTGGGTTCGGCTCCTGGACTCGGCAGGCACTCCACGCGCTGAGGTCACGGCCGACACGGCATGGGTGCTGCCGGAGCGGGACCAGACGGTGCTGCGTGGGCACGTCCAAGCCCGCTTCTTCCGTTCTGGGGAGCTCGTCGGTGAACTCTCGGCCGATAGTGCCCGTGTGGAGGAGCGCTCTGGACTCATGGCCGCTTTCGGTCGGGTCGTTGCCCGCTCGCATCCGGAGGGGCGGAGCCTGCAGACGACGGAGCTGTGGTGGGACCGCCAGCGGCAGCAGTTCTTCTCCTCAGCACCGGTCACTATCATAACGCCGAGGGAGGTCATCGAGGGCGTTGGATTCGAGGCGAGCCACGATCTCCAGACGTACCGGGTCTTCCGCGTGCGTGGGCGCCGCCAATGA
- the menA gene encoding 1,4-dihydroxy-2-naphthoate octaprenyltransferase, which yields MDIQALRAAKQVFRENKALTLVTHGSDGLWAGKAYFGEQDGYLYVALEQGRNYRNVIENPRVFFVIERGVPDRFIQGEGIAEPLGPITERPERSIIFRKALELVLFAKLIPGVTLFRIRPTRLFVSDFTREWKPRAVVEVTDAVLDYFRNQLRDKPSKVAVFWKAVRSFSFTVTLAPVLLGSLVAPVFHWGLFLLTLLGTLLAHAGVNVISDYVDWRRGADTWKVLGSSRVLVDGLMQPQTHLRFGIILMVAAAIIGAILASLSGPAIWYLMAAGAAIGIFYTVPPIGLKYRALGDIAVFLAFGPLMALGAYYVQTSQLDWLPVWLSIPIGLLTIGILHGNNYRDIAEDRAAGYHTVASLLGPRGSAYYYAVLVVAAYVSLLLLVSLKLLPVWSLVALLTLPVGWRNIQVAFNHARVAFSFLDLLTAQLHLLFSLAVVAGLILQRLVPVVW from the coding sequence ATGGATATCCAGGCACTGCGAGCGGCCAAGCAGGTCTTCCGCGAGAACAAGGCCTTGACGCTCGTCACTCACGGTAGCGATGGGCTGTGGGCCGGTAAGGCCTACTTCGGCGAGCAAGACGGCTACCTCTACGTCGCTCTGGAGCAGGGCCGGAACTACCGCAACGTCATCGAGAACCCGCGTGTCTTCTTCGTGATCGAGCGTGGCGTCCCCGACCGCTTCATCCAAGGCGAAGGGATAGCTGAACCCTTGGGGCCTATCACAGAGCGGCCCGAGCGCAGCATCATCTTCCGCAAGGCGTTGGAACTGGTGCTCTTCGCCAAGCTCATCCCCGGAGTGACGCTCTTCCGGATTCGCCCCACCCGGCTCTTCGTATCGGACTTCACTCGGGAATGGAAGCCGCGAGCTGTTGTAGAGGTCACCGATGCCGTCCTGGACTACTTCCGCAACCAGCTTCGAGACAAGCCCTCAAAGGTGGCTGTCTTCTGGAAGGCTGTCCGCTCGTTCTCGTTTACGGTCACGCTGGCGCCAGTCCTTCTCGGCTCGCTCGTTGCACCGGTCTTCCACTGGGGCCTGTTCTTGCTGACCCTCTTGGGCACACTCCTAGCGCACGCCGGAGTAAACGTCATCAGCGACTACGTGGACTGGCGGCGTGGGGCAGATACCTGGAAAGTCCTCGGCTCCAGCCGCGTCTTAGTGGATGGCCTCATGCAACCGCAGACTCACTTGCGGTTTGGGATCATCCTCATGGTAGCGGCTGCCATCATTGGCGCCATTCTGGCATCCCTCAGCGGTCCAGCGATTTGGTACCTGATGGCAGCAGGGGCTGCGATTGGCATCTTCTACACCGTCCCGCCAATTGGGCTCAAGTACCGCGCACTCGGCGACATCGCCGTCTTCCTGGCCTTTGGCCCTTTGATGGCGCTGGGTGCCTACTACGTGCAGACCTCGCAGTTGGATTGGCTCCCCGTGTGGCTCTCCATCCCGATTGGCCTGCTGACGATTGGCATCCTCCACGGCAACAACTACCGCGACATTGCCGAGGACCGAGCGGCCGGATACCACACGGTAGCGAGCCTCTTAGGGCCACGAGGTTCAGCATACTACTACGCCGTCCTTGTAGTGGCGGCATACGTGTCACTTCTGCTCCTCGTTAGCCTGAAGCTGCTCCCAGTATGGTCGCTCGTGGCGCTCTTGACACTACCCGTTGGGTGGCGTAACATTCAGGTGGCCTTCAACCACGCTCGTGTTGCCTTCAGCTTCCTAGACCTGCTGACGGCCCAACTCCACTTGCTGTTCTCGCTAGCCGTCGTCGCGGGTCTGATCCTCCAGCGACTTGTGCCAGTAGTGTGGTGA
- the kdsA gene encoding 3-deoxy-8-phosphooctulonate synthase, translating into MEKALLIVAGPCVVESRELLHTVADYLCRVCAELPVRLVFKASYRKANRTSAHSFTGIGDERALEFLAEIRSTYGIPVLTDVHTPAEAGLAAQYVDILQIPAFLCRQTDLLMAAGATGKPVNVKKGQFMAPESMAYAVEKVRLGGGSEVWLTERGTMFGYRDLVVDFRSLLILRQTGCPVLYDATHSVQQPNVGERSGGRREFVRALARAAVTVGVDGIFFETHPDPTQALSDPETQLPLAMVEGFLQEVVELWQAAQRCGVGVS; encoded by the coding sequence ATGGAGAAGGCGTTGCTCATTGTTGCCGGACCTTGCGTTGTGGAATCCCGAGAGCTGCTCCACACCGTCGCCGACTACCTCTGCCGCGTCTGCGCTGAGTTGCCCGTGCGGCTGGTCTTCAAAGCGTCCTACCGCAAAGCAAACCGCACGAGTGCCCACTCCTTCACCGGCATAGGAGACGAACGAGCCTTGGAGTTCCTGGCCGAGATTCGCAGTACGTATGGCATTCCCGTGCTAACAGATGTTCACACGCCGGCGGAGGCAGGTCTGGCGGCGCAGTATGTGGACATCCTGCAGATTCCGGCCTTTCTCTGCCGCCAGACGGACCTCCTCATGGCCGCCGGCGCTACGGGCAAGCCGGTGAACGTGAAGAAGGGCCAGTTCATGGCCCCGGAAAGCATGGCGTACGCGGTGGAGAAGGTCCGTCTGGGGGGCGGTAGCGAGGTGTGGTTGACCGAGCGGGGGACGATGTTTGGCTACCGTGACCTGGTGGTGGACTTCCGCTCACTGCTGATTCTGCGGCAGACTGGCTGTCCGGTGCTCTACGATGCCACCCATTCGGTTCAGCAGCCCAATGTTGGGGAGCGTTCTGGCGGGCGCCGGGAGTTCGTTCGGGCTCTGGCTCGGGCTGCCGTCACCGTCGGAGTGGACGGCATCTTCTTCGAGACCCATCCAGACCCGACGCAAGCGCTGAGCGACCCGGAGACTCAGCTCCCGCTGGCGATGGTGGAGGGATTCCTGCAGGAGGTGGTGGAACTCTGGCAGGCGGCCCAGCGGTGCGGGGTTGGGGTGTCGTGA
- a CDS encoding TonB-dependent receptor — MLALMVVGIWSAMLAVLSAVAQPYVEGIVYGEEPDGTRCPLPGARVQWVRSEIGVLTHSDGHFRLPRPDGVDTLRVSSVGYRSRDTVLPAGVTGPLVIVLRADYEVGEVAVEAAAPTIAPAPVKTELISIQQLEQSACCTLAESFEKSPTVEATFSDPLTGLRQIQMLGLSGVYVQTLVEAVPLFRGLSLPFQWEYIPGPFLQGIAISKGATSVADGYEGLTGTVCVDYRKPYDSPPLFANLFASSAGRLELNLASTRTISRSWQGMGFLNGRWSGWERDVNRDGFIDMPLARQLGGMVWLLHSEEPELQVFAKAVVDERHGGTLRTAVPERSYLLHILGRRGELVGKSTQRLSDITQFGVRTALVGQQVRATLGRYPYKGTQSMGTFAALFVSEWEDGTCLRYGANLLVDSYDERFADTAWNRRELVPGAFLEATLYLRSGLTVVAGLRADWHSQYGAFLTPRAYLKWQPWTGVTVRLSGGRGMRVPNVVADNLPFFLSSRQVTFGPLSPEWGWNYGGSLTLLLPVGGLWTLDLEAYRTEFRNQVVPDLDWSPRRLLLQNAGQAYANSLLLQAEGRVAGVELRLAYRWWDTWAQTGGQWRRRPLVSPHRVLATVSYAIAGHQWQVDATLVWNSGGRLPTATGNPDSLRWGERFPAVFRVNGQVTRRFGVWDLYVGVENLTNALQHSAVVDPGNPRGPYFDASLVWGPLEARLVYVGVRWRVGESP; from the coding sequence ATGCTTGCCCTCATGGTTGTGGGCATCTGGTCTGCTATGCTTGCTGTGCTATCGGCGGTGGCGCAGCCGTACGTTGAAGGGATCGTCTACGGCGAAGAGCCCGATGGAACCCGCTGCCCACTGCCTGGAGCCCGCGTGCAGTGGGTAAGGAGCGAGATTGGGGTGTTGACGCACTCCGACGGTCACTTCCGCCTCCCGCGCCCGGATGGCGTGGACACCCTGCGGGTGAGCTCCGTTGGGTACCGCAGCCGGGATACCGTCCTGCCTGCCGGGGTGACGGGGCCGCTGGTCATCGTGTTGAGAGCGGACTACGAGGTCGGGGAAGTCGCGGTTGAGGCTGCAGCCCCGACGATTGCTCCAGCACCGGTGAAGACGGAGCTCATCAGCATTCAGCAATTGGAGCAGTCTGCCTGCTGTACACTGGCAGAATCCTTCGAGAAGAGCCCGACGGTGGAGGCCACCTTCTCCGACCCGCTGACGGGGCTGCGGCAGATTCAGATGCTGGGCCTGAGCGGGGTGTACGTGCAGACGCTCGTGGAGGCGGTGCCGCTCTTCCGTGGGCTTTCGCTCCCGTTCCAGTGGGAGTACATCCCGGGGCCATTCCTGCAGGGGATTGCCATCTCCAAGGGAGCGACGTCTGTTGCAGATGGCTACGAGGGGCTTACCGGAACGGTCTGCGTCGACTACCGCAAGCCGTACGATAGCCCCCCGCTCTTCGCCAACCTATTCGCCAGCTCTGCTGGAAGGCTTGAGCTAAATCTAGCCTCAACCCGGACAATATCTCGTTCGTGGCAGGGTATGGGCTTCCTCAACGGCCGATGGTCAGGGTGGGAGCGGGATGTCAACCGCGATGGCTTCATTGACATGCCCTTGGCGCGGCAGCTCGGGGGTATGGTGTGGCTATTGCACTCGGAGGAGCCCGAGCTCCAGGTCTTTGCGAAAGCCGTGGTGGATGAGCGCCATGGCGGTACGCTCCGGACGGCAGTCCCAGAGCGGTCGTATCTGCTCCACATCCTCGGGCGTCGAGGTGAGCTTGTGGGCAAGAGCACCCAGAGGCTCTCCGACATCACTCAGTTCGGGGTGCGGACGGCGCTGGTGGGGCAGCAGGTGCGGGCGACACTGGGGCGCTATCCGTACAAGGGCACGCAGTCCATGGGAACGTTCGCCGCACTCTTCGTCAGCGAGTGGGAGGACGGGACGTGCCTACGCTACGGAGCAAACTTGCTGGTGGACTCCTACGATGAGCGGTTCGCTGATACGGCGTGGAACCGACGCGAGCTCGTTCCTGGGGCTTTCTTGGAGGCGACGCTCTATCTCCGTTCCGGCCTCACGGTAGTGGCCGGGCTCCGGGCAGATTGGCATAGCCAGTACGGGGCATTCCTAACACCACGGGCCTATCTCAAGTGGCAGCCTTGGACTGGCGTAACGGTGCGCCTCTCTGGCGGTCGAGGGATGCGTGTGCCGAACGTCGTGGCGGACAACCTACCCTTCTTCCTGAGCTCCCGCCAGGTTACCTTCGGGCCTCTCTCGCCGGAGTGGGGCTGGAACTACGGCGGCTCGCTGACCCTACTGTTGCCCGTCGGAGGGCTGTGGACGCTGGACTTAGAGGCATACCGGACGGAGTTCCGGAACCAAGTGGTGCCGGACTTGGACTGGAGCCCGCGCCGACTGCTGCTGCAGAATGCTGGTCAGGCTTACGCGAACTCGCTCCTGCTGCAGGCAGAGGGGAGGGTGGCCGGAGTCGAGCTCCGGCTGGCCTACCGCTGGTGGGATACCTGGGCGCAGACGGGCGGGCAGTGGCGGCGCCGTCCCTTGGTCTCGCCCCACCGGGTGCTGGCAACGGTGAGCTATGCCATTGCAGGCCACCAGTGGCAGGTGGATGCAACGCTCGTCTGGAACAGCGGTGGTCGGCTACCGACGGCGACGGGCAATCCCGATAGCCTCCGCTGGGGAGAGCGCTTCCCCGCAGTCTTCCGAGTCAATGGGCAAGTGACGCGCCGCTTCGGAGTCTGGGACCTCTACGTTGGGGTGGAGAACCTGACGAATGCCCTACAACACTCGGCTGTCGTGGACCCAGGGAATCCGCGTGGGCCCTACTTCGATGCCTCCTTGGTCTGGGGACCGCTGGAGGCACGGCTGGTCTACGTCGGCGTCCGATGGCGTGTGGGGGAGAGCCCGTAG
- the tpiA gene encoding triose-phosphate isomerase translates to MRWVVGNWKMHTTPSEAHCLALRLRGELANELERCPRVRVAVCPPFPNLEAVSRALQGSPVLWGAQNCHEEVEGAYTGEVSARMLAELGCQLVLVGHSERRRYACESDAQLARKLQRVVEFGMRPILCIGETLEERRSGQTAAVIERQLSGVLGRVPATMWTGLLVAYEPVWAIGTGVAATPEQIAEAHAVVRRSLLQQGLPSEVPILYGGSVHAGNAESILGIPEVAGVLVGTASLRAEEFCAIVRSAIRRAWC, encoded by the coding sequence ATGAGGTGGGTGGTGGGGAACTGGAAGATGCACACAACACCGTCGGAGGCCCACTGCTTGGCACTGCGTCTGCGCGGGGAGCTTGCCAACGAGCTCGAGCGCTGCCCCCGAGTACGGGTAGCCGTCTGCCCGCCATTTCCGAACCTAGAGGCGGTGTCTCGAGCCCTCCAAGGGAGCCCAGTCCTCTGGGGGGCACAGAACTGCCACGAAGAGGTGGAGGGAGCTTACACAGGGGAGGTTTCGGCTCGTATGCTGGCGGAACTGGGATGCCAGCTTGTGCTCGTAGGGCACTCGGAGCGGCGCCGCTACGCCTGTGAGAGCGACGCGCAGCTTGCCCGTAAGCTACAGCGGGTAGTAGAGTTCGGCATGCGGCCCATCCTCTGCATCGGCGAGACACTAGAGGAGCGGCGTTCGGGGCAGACGGCAGCCGTTATCGAACGCCAGCTCAGCGGCGTCTTGGGACGTGTACCAGCGACGATGTGGACAGGACTCCTGGTGGCCTACGAGCCCGTGTGGGCCATCGGGACAGGGGTTGCGGCGACACCGGAGCAGATTGCCGAAGCCCATGCAGTGGTGCGCCGCTCCTTACTGCAGCAGGGCCTTCCGTCGGAGGTCCCTATCCTCTACGGAGGCAGCGTCCACGCCGGCAACGCGGAGTCCATCCTCGGCATTCCCGAAGTTGCTGGGGTTCTGGTGGGTACAGCATCGCTGCGAGCTGAGGAGTTCTGTGCAATCGTCCGCTCGGCGATTCGGCGGGCATGGTGCTGA
- a CDS encoding N-6 DNA methylase, with the protein MLDKAWQRLKADPSAQTEYTQWQSLLSIVYGSPIGTEQLFLRHTYLALFARLLAFVVLQRRVPQDSELAGLLTGQTFEQLGLYNFVADDFFSWIDDATASPLLRSLATRLTTSYDLSAIREDLLQELYQELVDPATRHDLGEYYTPDWLAELTLREAGILQALPFQPPDDRLFLLDPACGSGTFLFVAIRLLRESGLCGAELVDFCVHFLAGIDVHPLAVAIARTNFVLALSQDLREYSRDLHVPVYIADSLTVSHRRQRVISVPVDVDDIAQLSGKCGESLPREFSLPATLSEDQLNAAIDALLGFAEPSITDVDAQQGFHSRLLQLGLPRGQYYLWHANLRLMRWLLASPPTDTVWGFVLKNAYRPKLLAARKSALVVGNPPWLAYRYIQRRDYQDKVRRLTLQDYGLLQGSQAHLFTQMELATLFFAFCADRYLADGGTIAFVMPRSVLTGTKQHDVFRQRFVATAALIVDCERVSPLFNVPCCVLVWRKHSSGAHAQGIPLLVLEGKLPERNAPLQRALRILRRWQGSYTLPSTATAKSFYHPKVTPGATIVPRCLWFVRPRAEALVISQQRPPLETDPTVEPRTKPPWKGRRLQGRVEADFLYATLLSDDMLPFGWRRLALVVLPIDATTRHLITAQQAITMGATGLADWLKQAESIWNRHRKSQLDLLGRLNWQNDLTDQSPTGVYKLLYNTSGTYLCACVVDPSDASVQQVHGLPVKGFFGQYTTYLFETLDGDEAHYLCAILNAPCVDAAIKPFQPRGAFGAQSGKGTPSHPALQPTGPAARAASGAQPAVPREGEAERCCDGPGVAEAAHWPAAPADSAAVADRAGAD; encoded by the coding sequence TTGCTAGACAAGGCATGGCAACGGCTCAAAGCGGATCCATCGGCGCAGACGGAGTACACCCAGTGGCAGAGCCTGCTCTCCATCGTCTACGGCAGCCCCATAGGCACCGAGCAGCTCTTCCTGCGCCACACGTACCTGGCCCTCTTCGCCCGCCTGCTGGCCTTCGTGGTGCTCCAACGCAGGGTCCCGCAGGATAGCGAGCTTGCGGGGCTACTCACCGGGCAGACGTTCGAGCAGCTCGGCCTCTACAACTTCGTCGCCGACGACTTCTTCTCCTGGATTGACGACGCAACCGCCTCTCCCCTGCTCCGCTCCCTGGCAACCCGCCTGACGACCTCCTACGACCTCTCCGCCATCCGCGAGGACCTCCTGCAGGAGCTCTACCAGGAGCTCGTGGACCCGGCCACTCGGCATGACCTCGGGGAGTACTACACGCCCGACTGGCTTGCCGAGCTGACGCTGCGCGAAGCGGGCATCCTGCAGGCCCTTCCGTTCCAACCTCCCGACGACCGGCTCTTCCTGCTGGACCCCGCCTGCGGCTCCGGGACCTTCCTCTTCGTGGCCATCCGGCTGCTGCGGGAGTCGGGGCTCTGCGGAGCTGAGCTGGTGGACTTCTGCGTGCACTTCCTGGCGGGGATTGACGTCCACCCGCTGGCAGTTGCAATTGCCCGCACCAACTTCGTCCTGGCGCTGAGCCAGGATTTGAGGGAGTACAGCAGGGACCTGCACGTGCCCGTCTACATAGCCGACAGCCTCACCGTCTCCCACCGCCGCCAGCGCGTCATCTCCGTCCCTGTTGACGTCGACGACATCGCGCAGCTCTCCGGCAAGTGCGGGGAGTCCCTACCGAGGGAGTTCTCGCTGCCGGCCACGCTGAGCGAAGACCAGCTCAACGCTGCCATTGACGCCCTGCTGGGGTTTGCCGAGCCTTCCATCACCGACGTAGATGCGCAGCAGGGCTTCCACTCCCGGCTCCTCCAGCTCGGACTCCCACGTGGACAGTACTACCTGTGGCATGCAAACCTGCGCCTCATGCGCTGGCTCCTGGCCTCGCCCCCGACGGACACGGTCTGGGGCTTCGTGCTGAAGAACGCGTACCGCCCCAAGCTACTCGCCGCTCGGAAGTCCGCCCTCGTCGTGGGGAATCCGCCGTGGTTGGCCTACCGCTACATCCAGCGGCGCGACTACCAAGACAAGGTGCGCAGGCTGACCCTGCAGGACTACGGCCTGCTGCAGGGCTCCCAGGCCCACCTCTTCACCCAGATGGAGCTGGCGACGCTCTTCTTCGCCTTCTGCGCCGACCGCTACCTCGCCGACGGCGGCACCATCGCGTTCGTCATGCCCCGGAGCGTCCTGACCGGCACCAAGCAGCACGACGTCTTCCGCCAGCGGTTCGTAGCCACAGCGGCGCTCATCGTAGACTGCGAGCGGGTCAGCCCGCTCTTCAACGTCCCCTGCTGCGTGCTCGTATGGCGGAAGCACTCCTCCGGAGCCCACGCACAGGGCATCCCTCTGCTGGTCCTGGAGGGCAAGCTGCCGGAGCGTAACGCACCGCTGCAGAGGGCGTTACGCATACTCCGGCGGTGGCAGGGATCCTACACCCTTCCCAGCACCGCTACGGCGAAGAGCTTCTACCACCCAAAGGTTACCCCGGGTGCTACAATAGTGCCCCGCTGCCTCTGGTTCGTACGCCCCCGGGCCGAAGCACTCGTCATCAGCCAGCAACGGCCACCGTTGGAGACCGACCCTACCGTAGAACCTCGGACCAAGCCGCCGTGGAAGGGCCGGCGGCTGCAGGGGAGGGTAGAGGCGGACTTCCTCTACGCAACGCTCCTCTCCGACGACATGCTGCCCTTCGGCTGGCGCCGCCTGGCGCTCGTCGTGCTCCCCATAGACGCCACCACCCGCCACCTCATCACTGCCCAGCAGGCCATCACGATGGGGGCAACGGGACTAGCCGACTGGCTGAAGCAGGCAGAGTCCATCTGGAACCGGCACAGGAAGTCACAGCTCGATCTGCTGGGCCGCCTCAATTGGCAGAACGACCTTACCGACCAGAGCCCTACGGGCGTGTACAAGCTGCTCTACAACACCAGCGGGACGTACCTCTGCGCATGCGTCGTGGACCCCAGCGATGCGAGCGTCCAGCAGGTCCATGGCCTGCCGGTGAAGGGCTTCTTCGGGCAGTACACGACCTATTTGTTTGAGACGCTCGATGGCGACGAGGCACATTACCTCTGCGCCATCCTCAACGCTCCGTGCGTGGACGCAGCCATCAAGCCGTTCCAGCCAAGAGGTGCCTTCGGTGCCCAGAGCGGGAAAGGAACTCCTTCCCATCCCGCGCTTCAACCCACAGGACCCGCTGCACGTGCAGCTAGCGGAGCTCAGCCGGCAGTGCCACGCGAAGGTGAAGCAGAGCGTTGCTGCGATGGACCAGGCGTTGCTGAAGCAGCCCATTGGCCGGCTGCGCCAGCGGATTCGGCAGCAGTTGCAGACCGAGCTGGAGCAGATTGA
- a CDS encoding CPBP family intramembrane metalloprotease, whose translation MGLSFAGFPFGGVILAAAWWFVLFSPWTAPQNSFWLGMAMATGTLLGYSAWVLRREWQPLFRVEARWIALGIGSAFALYGLFWVGHALMVALFPGASALVNAVYARRAEAPAWLIALLLAVWIGPAEEVFWRGVLQRYLQTRLRPIWGLLVATVLYTLVHIWAGNPPLLLAAFVAGMAWGALFLWTGSLIPGIISHALWDVLMFVLLPLQ comes from the coding sequence ATGGGCCTCTCCTTTGCTGGTTTTCCGTTTGGCGGGGTCATTCTGGCGGCAGCCTGGTGGTTCGTGCTCTTCTCGCCGTGGACGGCGCCACAGAACTCCTTCTGGCTGGGGATGGCGATGGCTACAGGGACACTGCTCGGCTACAGCGCCTGGGTCCTCCGCCGAGAGTGGCAGCCCCTCTTCCGAGTAGAGGCCCGATGGATTGCTCTAGGGATCGGATCAGCCTTCGCACTCTACGGTCTCTTCTGGGTCGGCCACGCACTGATGGTCGCCCTCTTCCCTGGAGCGAGCGCCCTCGTCAACGCTGTCTACGCCCGGCGCGCTGAAGCCCCTGCCTGGCTCATTGCTCTCCTACTGGCGGTGTGGATCGGTCCGGCGGAAGAGGTCTTCTGGCGGGGCGTCCTCCAACGCTACCTACAGACGCGGCTTCGGCCCATCTGGGGACTACTAGTCGCCACAGTGCTCTACACATTGGTACACATCTGGGCCGGCAACCCGCCGTTACTACTCGCTGCCTTCGTCGCCGGGATGGCCTGGGGTGCGCTCTTCCTCTGGACGGGCTCCCTCATCCCAGGCATCATCTCCCATGCCCTCTGGGACGTGCTGATGTTTGTCCTACTGCCACTCCAGTGA